The genomic segment GATGATCTCCTTCCGGGCGGCCGGTGGGGAGGCCGCCGCGCTGCGGATCTGCGAACGAACAAGGCTCTTCGTGCTCGCCGAGTCGCTCGGCGGAGTGGAATCCCTGATCGAACATCCCGGCCGGATGACACATGCGAGCGTTGCCGGCTCGGCGCTTGAAGTTCCCGCCGATCTCGTGCGACTGTCTGTCGGCATCGAGACCGCCGACGATCTGCTCGCCGATCTGGAACAGGCGCTCGGCTGAACCGCCCACCCGGGTGGTCTGTTGGGGAGGATGGGGTCGTGCAGGACGTCACGCGGAGCTGGGTCGGCGCGAGCGCGAAACAGATCGCCCGAGCGGTACGCCGGGGCGACGCCTCAGCCACCCAGGTGGTCGCCGACCACCTCGACCACATCGCCCGGGTGGACCGCGAACTGACGGCGTTCCGGGCGCTGCGCGGCGGCGAGGCGATCGTCGAGGCGGAGAAGGTCGACGAGCAGGACGACCTGGCGAACCTGCCGCTGGCCGGCGTACCGGTGGCGATCAAGGAGAACACCGACGTCGCCGGGATGCCGACCTGGCGCGGGTCGGCCGCCGCCCGTACCCCGGTCGCCGAGACCGACCACGAGGTGACCCGGCGGCTGCGCGGCGCGGGTGCGGTGATCCTCGGCGTCACCCGGATGCCGGAGTTGGGCCTCTGGGGGGTGACCGACGACGAGAGCGGCATCACCCGCAACCCGTGGAACACCGACGTCACCCCCGGCGGCTCGTCGGGCGGATCGGCCGCCGCGGTCGCCGCCGGGCTGGTGCCGATCGCGCACGGCAACGACGGGCTCGGCTCGATCCGCATCCCGGCCGCCTGCTGCGGCCTGGTCGGCCTCAAGCCCGGCCGGGGCGTGCTGCCCGCACCGGCCAGCGCCTGGTACGGGCTCACCGAACACGGCATCCTCGCCACCACCGTCGCCGACGCCACCGTCGGTTTCTCGGTGCTCGCCGGCCGCCGCCCCGACAAACTGGTGCAGCCGGAGCGGCTGCGGGTCGCGGTGTCGCTGAACTCGCCGGTGGCCGGGGTGCGGCCCGACGCGCCGAACCGGGACGCGGTGGCGGCGGCGTCCCGGCTGCTCGCGGCGGCCGGACACGACGCGGTGTCGATCGAGGTGACCTACCCGACCCCGCTCGGGCTGCGCGGGGTGGCGACCTGGTTCGCCGCCGCCGCCGACGAGGCGGCCGGGCTGGACCGGCAGAGCCTGCAGCGGCGGTCCCGGTGGCACGCCCGGCTGGGTGACGTGGCACGGCGGCGCGACTACGTGCGGGAGGCGGACCGGGAGGCGTGGCGGGCGCGGTCGATCGCCTTCTTCGCCGACAACTCGGTCGACGTGCTGCTGACGCCCGCGCTGGCCGGCCCGCCGCCGGCCGCGCTGAGCTGGTCGTCGCGGTCCTGGCGGGCCAACATGGCGGCAAACGT from the Solwaraspora sp. WMMD1047 genome contains:
- a CDS encoding amidase family protein, with translation MQDVTRSWVGASAKQIARAVRRGDASATQVVADHLDHIARVDRELTAFRALRGGEAIVEAEKVDEQDDLANLPLAGVPVAIKENTDVAGMPTWRGSAAARTPVAETDHEVTRRLRGAGAVILGVTRMPELGLWGVTDDESGITRNPWNTDVTPGGSSGGSAAAVAAGLVPIAHGNDGLGSIRIPAACCGLVGLKPGRGVLPAPASAWYGLTEHGILATTVADATVGFSVLAGRRPDKLVQPERLRVAVSLNSPVAGVRPDAPNRDAVAAASRLLAAAGHDAVSIEVTYPTPLGLRGVATWFAAAADEAAGLDRQSLQRRSRWHARLGDVARRRDYVREADREAWRARSIAFFADNSVDVLLTPALAGPPPAALSWSSRSWRANMAANVRYAPYSAPWNIAGLPALVVPVGLRPDGLPVAVQLVGPPNSELLLLAVAGQFELAAPWPQHAPTYPKLRVSGA